In one window of Burkholderia cenocepacia DNA:
- a CDS encoding inositol monophosphatase family protein codes for MHPMLNIAVKAARRAGQIINRASLDLDLIEIRKKQQNDFVTEVDKAAEDAIIETLKTAYPDHAILAEESGESENESEFKWIIDPLDGTTNFIHGFPYYCVSIALEHKGVVTQAVVYDPNKNDLFTATRGRGAYLNDRRIRVGRRDRLADALVGTGFPFREKDGLDAYARLFTEMTQACTGLRRPGAAALDLANVAAGRLDAFFEQGINVWDMAAGSLLITEAGGLVGNYTGDADFLHRHEIVAANPKIYAQMIPILNRYSRVHPAAE; via the coding sequence ATGCATCCCATGCTCAACATTGCTGTCAAGGCTGCGCGCCGCGCCGGACAGATCATCAATCGCGCGTCCCTCGATCTCGACCTGATCGAGATCCGCAAGAAGCAGCAGAACGACTTCGTCACCGAAGTGGACAAGGCCGCGGAAGACGCGATCATCGAGACGCTGAAGACCGCCTACCCCGACCACGCGATCCTCGCGGAGGAATCGGGCGAATCCGAGAACGAATCCGAATTCAAGTGGATCATCGATCCGCTCGACGGCACGACCAACTTCATCCACGGCTTCCCGTACTACTGCGTCTCGATCGCGCTCGAGCACAAGGGCGTCGTCACGCAGGCCGTCGTCTACGATCCGAACAAGAACGACCTGTTCACGGCCACCCGCGGCCGCGGCGCGTACCTGAACGATCGCCGCATCCGCGTCGGCCGCCGCGACCGCCTGGCAGATGCACTCGTCGGCACGGGCTTCCCGTTCCGCGAGAAGGACGGCCTCGACGCCTACGCGCGCCTCTTCACCGAAATGACGCAGGCCTGCACGGGCCTGCGCCGCCCGGGCGCGGCGGCACTCGATCTCGCGAACGTCGCGGCCGGCCGCCTCGACGCGTTCTTCGAGCAAGGCATCAACGTGTGGGACATGGCGGCGGGCAGCCTGCTGATCACCGAGGCCGGCGGCCTCGTCGGCAACTACACGGGCGACGCCGATTTCCTGCATCGCCACGAGATCGTCGCCGCGAACCCGAAGATCTACGCGCAGATGATCCCGATCCTGAACCGCTACAGCCGCGTGCATCCGGCAGCGGAGTAA
- a CDS encoding NAD(P)/FAD-dependent oxidoreductase — protein MLRLSEIKLPLDHPESALEAAIRARLAELGVAPDELLRYTVFRRAHDARKRADIKLTYIVDIEVKDEAAALKRIAGKPHCGVTPDMAYHFVTKAPEHADFLRPVVIGMGPCGLFAGLILAQMGFRPIILERGKAVRERTKDTFGLWRKSVLNPESNVQFGEGGAGTFSDGKLYSQIKDPNHYGRKVLDEFVKAGAPEDILYLSRPHIGTFRLVSMVEKMRASIHELGGEVRFETRVDDIEIDQGKVRALKLSNGETLRCDRVVLAVGHSARDTFQMLHDRGVYIEAKPFSLGFRIEHPQGLIDRSRFGKFAGHKQLGAADYKVVHHCSNGRAVYSFCMCPGGTVVAATSEPGRVVTNGMSQYSRAERNANAGIVVGITPDDYPGGPLAGIAFQRKWEERAFELGGGDYRAPGQLVGDFIAGRPSTSLGSVEPSYKPGVNPTDLSTALPDYVIEAIREALPEIDKKIAGFAMHDAVLTGVETRTSSPIRIRRKDDYQSMNIEGLYPAGEGAGYAGGIYSAAIDGIEVAQAVALSLTSGHAS, from the coding sequence ATGTTACGGCTAAGCGAAATTAAACTCCCCCTCGACCACCCCGAGAGCGCGCTCGAGGCCGCGATTCGCGCGCGCCTCGCGGAGCTCGGCGTGGCGCCAGACGAACTGCTCCGTTACACCGTGTTCCGCCGCGCGCACGACGCGCGCAAGCGTGCCGACATCAAGCTCACGTATATCGTCGATATCGAAGTCAAGGACGAAGCGGCCGCGCTCAAGCGCATCGCCGGCAAGCCGCATTGCGGCGTGACGCCCGACATGGCGTACCACTTCGTCACGAAGGCGCCCGAACACGCCGACTTCCTGCGCCCGGTCGTCATCGGCATGGGGCCGTGCGGACTGTTCGCGGGGCTGATCCTCGCGCAGATGGGGTTCCGTCCCATCATCCTCGAACGCGGCAAGGCCGTGCGCGAGCGCACCAAGGACACCTTCGGCCTGTGGCGCAAGAGCGTGCTCAATCCCGAATCCAACGTGCAGTTCGGCGAAGGCGGCGCGGGGACGTTTTCCGACGGCAAGCTGTACAGCCAGATCAAGGATCCGAACCACTATGGCCGCAAGGTGCTGGACGAATTCGTCAAGGCCGGCGCGCCCGAGGACATCCTGTATCTGAGCCGCCCGCACATCGGCACGTTCCGCCTCGTCAGCATGGTGGAAAAAATGCGCGCGTCGATCCACGAACTCGGTGGCGAAGTGCGTTTCGAAACCCGCGTCGACGACATCGAAATCGACCAGGGCAAGGTGCGCGCGCTCAAGCTGTCGAACGGCGAAACGCTGCGGTGCGACCGCGTGGTGCTGGCCGTGGGCCACAGCGCGCGCGACACGTTCCAGATGCTGCACGACCGCGGCGTCTACATCGAGGCGAAGCCGTTCTCGCTGGGTTTCCGCATCGAGCATCCGCAGGGGCTGATCGATCGCAGCCGCTTCGGCAAGTTCGCGGGCCACAAGCAGCTCGGCGCGGCCGACTACAAGGTGGTCCACCACTGCAGCAACGGGCGCGCGGTCTACAGCTTCTGCATGTGCCCGGGCGGCACGGTGGTCGCCGCGACGTCGGAGCCGGGCCGTGTCGTCACCAACGGGATGAGCCAGTATTCCCGCGCCGAGCGCAATGCGAACGCGGGCATCGTCGTCGGCATCACGCCGGACGACTATCCGGGCGGCCCGCTCGCGGGCATCGCGTTCCAGCGCAAATGGGAAGAACGCGCGTTCGAGCTCGGCGGTGGCGACTACCGCGCGCCGGGCCAGCTGGTCGGCGATTTCATCGCGGGCCGGCCGTCGACGTCGCTCGGTTCCGTGGAGCCGTCGTACAAGCCCGGCGTGAATCCGACCGATCTCAGCACCGCGCTGCCCGACTATGTGATCGAGGCGATCCGCGAAGCGCTGCCCGAGATCGACAAGAAGATCGCCGGCTTCGCGATGCACGACGCCGTGCTCACCGGCGTGGAGACGCGCACGTCGTCGCCGATCCGGATTCGACGCAAGGACGACTACCAGAGCATGAACATCGAAGGCCTGTATCCGGCCGGCGAAGGCGCGGGATATGCGGGCGGCATCTATTCGGCGGCGATCGACGGCATCGAAGTCGCGCAGGCGGTGGCGCTCAGTCTGACGTCGGGGCACGCGTCCTGA
- a CDS encoding EthD family reductase yields the protein MIKVSVMYPYAAGARFDHAYYRDTHMPMVKQRLGAACLYYTVDKGIAGGAPGADPVYVAKCDFVCTSVEAFRAARDPHAQEIMADIANYTDIRPVLQISEVVVERSEG from the coding sequence ATGATCAAAGTCAGTGTCATGTACCCGTACGCCGCAGGCGCGCGCTTCGACCATGCTTACTACCGCGATACGCACATGCCAATGGTGAAACAGCGGCTCGGCGCGGCATGCCTGTACTACACGGTGGACAAGGGTATCGCAGGCGGCGCTCCCGGCGCGGACCCTGTTTACGTCGCCAAGTGTGACTTCGTCTGCACTTCCGTCGAAGCTTTCCGGGCAGCCCGCGATCCGCACGCGCAGGAGATCATGGCCGACATCGCCAATTACACGGATATACGCCCCGTGCTGCAAATCAGTGAGGTGGTCGTGGAGCGTTCGGAAGGCTAA
- the mutS gene encoding DNA mismatch repair protein MutS, with protein MTTLSPEAFAGHTPMMQQYLRIKADHPDTLVFYRMGDFYELFFEDAEKAARLLDLTLTQRGASAGTPIKMAGVPHHAVEQYLAKLVKMGESVAICEQIGDPATSKGPVERKVVRVVTPGTLTDAALLSDKNDVYLLAMCTGHNKRGVAVNIGLAWLNLASGALRLAEIEPDQLAAALERIRPAEILTPDGATDAIPAGAGASKRVPAWHFDIASGTQRLCDQLDVASLDGFGAHSLTSACGAAGALLLYAAATQGQQLRHVRSLKVENETEYIGLDPATRRNLELTETLRGTESPTLYSLLDTCCTTMGSRLLRHWLHHPPRASVAAQSRQQAIGALLDAPANASLDALRSALRQIADVERITGRLALLSARPRDLSSLRDTFAALPALRERIGAIVANADALARVDAALAPPAECLDLLTSAIAPEPAAMVRDGGVIARGYDAELDELRDISENCGQFLIDLEARERARTGIANLRVEYNKVHGFYIEVTRGQTDKVPDDYRRRQTLKNAERYITPELKTFEDKALSAQERALARERALYDSVLQALLPFIPECQRVASALAELDLLAAFAERARALDWVAPTFTDEIGIEIEQGRHPVVEAQVEQFIANDCRFGTERKLLLITGPNMGGKSTFMRQTALIALMAYVGSYVPAKSACFGPIDRIFTRIGAADDLAGGRSTFMVEMTEAAAILNDATPQSLVLMDEIGRGTSTFDGLALAWAIARHLLAHNACYTLFATHYFELTQLPAEFPQAANVHLSAVEHGHGIVFLHAVNEGPANQSYGLQVAQLAGVPAPVIRAARKHLAYLEQQSASQHTPQLDLFSAPPAAIDDLECADASALPDTPHPALEKLRDIDPDDLKPREALDLLYELRTLVRSHDADGHA; from the coding sequence ATGACCACGCTGTCGCCCGAAGCCTTCGCAGGCCATACCCCAATGATGCAGCAGTACCTGCGCATTAAGGCCGATCATCCGGACACGCTCGTCTTCTACCGGATGGGCGACTTCTACGAGCTGTTCTTCGAGGACGCGGAAAAAGCGGCACGCCTGCTCGACCTGACCCTCACGCAGCGCGGTGCGTCGGCCGGCACGCCGATCAAGATGGCCGGCGTCCCGCATCACGCGGTCGAGCAGTATCTGGCGAAGCTCGTGAAGATGGGCGAATCGGTCGCGATCTGCGAGCAGATCGGCGACCCCGCCACGTCGAAAGGCCCGGTCGAGCGCAAGGTCGTGCGCGTCGTCACGCCCGGCACCTTGACCGATGCCGCGCTGCTGTCCGACAAGAACGACGTCTACCTTCTCGCGATGTGTACCGGCCACAACAAGCGCGGCGTCGCGGTCAATATCGGCCTCGCATGGCTGAACCTCGCGAGCGGCGCATTGCGGCTCGCCGAAATCGAGCCCGATCAGCTTGCCGCCGCGCTCGAACGCATCCGGCCGGCCGAAATCCTGACGCCGGACGGCGCAACCGACGCCATTCCCGCCGGCGCGGGCGCAAGCAAGCGCGTGCCGGCCTGGCACTTCGACATCGCGTCGGGCACGCAGCGCCTGTGCGATCAGCTCGACGTCGCGAGCCTCGACGGCTTCGGCGCGCATTCGCTGACGAGCGCGTGCGGCGCGGCCGGCGCGCTGCTGCTCTATGCCGCGGCCACGCAAGGCCAGCAACTGCGGCACGTGCGCAGCCTGAAGGTGGAGAACGAAACCGAATACATCGGGCTCGACCCGGCCACGCGCCGCAACCTCGAATTGACCGAAACGCTGCGCGGCACCGAGTCGCCCACGCTGTATTCGCTGCTCGACACCTGCTGCACGACGATGGGCAGCCGCCTGTTGCGTCACTGGCTGCATCACCCGCCGCGCGCGTCGGTCGCCGCGCAGTCGCGCCAGCAGGCGATCGGCGCGCTGCTCGATGCACCGGCCAACGCGAGCCTCGATGCGCTGCGCAGTGCGCTGCGCCAGATCGCCGACGTCGAACGGATCACCGGGCGGCTCGCGCTGCTGTCCGCGCGCCCGCGCGACCTGTCGAGCCTGCGCGACACGTTCGCCGCGCTGCCGGCGCTGCGCGAGCGCATCGGCGCGATCGTCGCGAACGCGGATGCGCTCGCGCGCGTCGACGCGGCGCTCGCGCCCCCTGCCGAATGCCTCGACCTGCTGACGAGTGCGATCGCCCCCGAGCCGGCCGCGATGGTGCGTGATGGCGGCGTGATCGCACGTGGCTACGATGCCGAGCTCGACGAACTGCGCGACATTTCGGAGAACTGCGGGCAGTTCCTGATCGATCTCGAAGCGCGCGAGCGCGCGCGCACCGGCATCGCGAACCTGCGCGTCGAATACAACAAGGTGCACGGCTTCTACATCGAGGTCACGCGCGGCCAGACCGACAAGGTGCCCGACGATTACCGCCGCCGCCAGACACTGAAGAACGCCGAGCGCTACATCACGCCGGAACTGAAGACCTTCGAGGACAAGGCGCTGTCCGCGCAGGAACGCGCGTTGGCGCGCGAGCGCGCGCTGTACGACTCGGTGTTGCAGGCGCTGCTGCCGTTCATCCCCGAATGCCAGCGCGTCGCCTCGGCCCTCGCCGAGCTCGACTTGCTCGCCGCCTTCGCCGAACGCGCACGGGCGCTCGACTGGGTCGCGCCGACCTTCACCGACGAGATCGGCATCGAAATCGAACAGGGCCGCCACCCGGTCGTCGAAGCGCAGGTCGAGCAGTTCATCGCCAACGACTGCCGATTCGGCACCGAGCGCAAGCTGCTGCTGATCACCGGGCCGAACATGGGCGGTAAGTCAACGTTCATGCGGCAGACCGCGCTGATCGCGCTGATGGCGTACGTCGGCAGCTACGTGCCGGCGAAGTCGGCATGCTTCGGCCCGATCGACCGGATCTTCACGCGCATCGGCGCGGCCGACGATCTCGCGGGCGGCCGCTCGACCTTCATGGTCGAGATGACCGAAGCGGCGGCGATCCTCAACGACGCGACACCGCAAAGCCTCGTGCTGATGGACGAGATCGGCCGCGGCACGTCGACCTTCGACGGCCTTGCGCTCGCCTGGGCCATCGCGCGCCACCTGCTGGCGCACAACGCGTGCTACACGCTGTTCGCGACGCACTACTTCGAGCTGACGCAACTGCCGGCCGAATTCCCGCAAGCGGCCAACGTCCACCTGTCGGCTGTCGAGCACGGCCACGGCATCGTGTTCCTGCACGCGGTCAACGAAGGCCCGGCGAACCAGAGCTACGGCCTCCAGGTTGCGCAACTCGCGGGCGTCCCGGCACCGGTGATCCGCGCCGCGCGCAAGCACCTCGCGTATCTCGAACAGCAGTCGGCATCCCAGCACACGCCGCAACTCGACTTGTTCAGCGCGCCGCCCGCGGCCATCGACGATCTCGAATGCGCGGACGCGTCGGCATTGCCCGACACGCCGCATCCGGCGCTCGAAAAACTGCGCGACATCGATCCCGACGATCTGAAGCCGCGCGAGGCGCTCGACCTGCTGTATGAATTGCGCACGCTGGTCCGGTCGCACGATGCCGACGGGCACGCGTAA
- a CDS encoding peptidylprolyl isomerase, with translation MKIAKNTVVSVTYKLSDAQGNLIEESDEPMVYLHGGYDGTFPKIEEQLDGHEAGYQAQIQLEPEDAFGDYDPELVKIEPRDRFPEPLEVGMQFEGTPEDGDEEADSLIYTVTDIAEDKVVLDGNHPLAGMALRFALTVKDVREATEDEIEHEHAHGAEGLEIVDEDDDEDGEAPSGRTLH, from the coding sequence ATGAAAATCGCAAAAAACACCGTCGTGTCGGTCACTTACAAGCTGTCGGACGCACAGGGCAATCTGATCGAGGAAAGCGACGAGCCGATGGTCTATCTGCACGGCGGCTATGATGGCACGTTCCCCAAGATCGAGGAACAGCTCGACGGCCACGAGGCAGGCTACCAGGCGCAGATCCAGCTCGAGCCGGAAGACGCGTTCGGCGACTACGATCCCGAGCTCGTGAAGATCGAGCCGCGCGACCGTTTTCCCGAGCCGCTCGAAGTGGGCATGCAGTTCGAAGGCACGCCGGAAGACGGTGACGAGGAAGCCGATTCGCTGATCTATACGGTCACCGATATCGCCGAAGACAAGGTCGTGCTGGACGGCAATCACCCGCTGGCGGGCATGGCGCTGCGTTTCGCGCTGACCGTGAAGGACGTTCGCGAAGCCACCGAAGACGAAATCGAGCACGAGCATGCGCATGGCGCGGAAGGGCTCGAGATCGTCGACGAGGATGACGACGAAGACGGCGAAGCGCCGTCAGGGCGTACGCTGCACTGA
- a CDS encoding MBL fold metallo-hydrolase: protein MRFASLGSGSEGNALVVEASSGTTTTRVLLDCGFSAKEVERRLGRLNLCIADLDAILITHEHSDHVGSALTLARRASLPLHMSWGTARAVGADEADVDLHVLWGDETAAIGDLAVMPYTVPHDAREPLQFVFMDGNRRLGVLTDVGMATPHITAVLSGCDALVLESNHDTAMLAASRYPQSLKARIGGNHGHLSNAAAADILASLERSRLQHLVAAHLSQQNNLPELARQAFGGVLGTDGEDVVVASQDAGFDWLMLG from the coding sequence GTGCGATTCGCCAGCCTCGGAAGCGGCAGCGAAGGCAACGCGCTGGTCGTCGAGGCCTCGAGCGGCACGACGACCACCCGCGTGCTGCTCGACTGCGGCTTTTCTGCCAAGGAGGTCGAGCGCCGGCTCGGCCGACTGAATCTCTGCATCGCCGATCTCGATGCGATCCTCATCACCCACGAACACAGCGACCACGTCGGCAGCGCGCTGACGCTTGCGCGCCGCGCGTCGTTGCCGCTCCACATGAGCTGGGGCACCGCGCGCGCGGTCGGCGCGGACGAGGCCGATGTCGATCTCCACGTGCTGTGGGGCGACGAGACGGCCGCGATAGGCGATCTCGCCGTGATGCCCTATACGGTTCCCCACGACGCGCGGGAACCGCTCCAGTTCGTCTTCATGGACGGAAACCGCCGGCTCGGCGTGCTGACGGACGTCGGGATGGCCACGCCGCACATCACGGCCGTCCTGAGCGGCTGTGACGCGCTGGTGCTCGAATCCAACCACGATACCGCGATGCTGGCCGCCAGCCGCTATCCGCAGTCGCTGAAGGCGCGGATCGGCGGCAACCACGGCCATCTGAGCAACGCCGCCGCGGCCGACATCCTCGCGTCGCTGGAACGCAGCCGTTTGCAGCACCTGGTCGCGGCCCATCTGAGCCAGCAGAACAATCTGCCGGAACTGGCCCGCCAGGCGTTTGGCGGCGTACTCGGGACGGACGGCGAAGACGTGGTCGTGGCCTCGCAGGACGCGGGCTTCGACTGGCTGATGCTCGGATGA
- the bamC gene encoding outer membrane protein assembly factor BamC has product MKRFAFSSRAIQLSVVALALGALAGCDTLNDYLAPDRVNYKNTGSAPPLAVPSDLKPVQTTQQFVAPPTNAGLGTLPPRATTQAGNATDGIPSAQDPLGMHIERDGDRRWLVVDGRTPEQLWPILKEFWQENGFSLKTDAPSTGIMATDWAENRANIPDDWFRRTIGRVIDFAYSSGTRDRFRTLVNRTSDGNTDISITHSAMEEMMVGPQGGTSSRWEERPRNPVLEAVFLSKLMQKFGLTDAQAKQLLTDARPATAPAQVSDTSGGAATLQLAESFDRAWLRVGLALDRTNFTVDNRDREKGMYTVRYANSMEELKRDGLFGKLFYGGPSAAKPGKEYLINVRAQGNGGTQVAVVGANGQVDNSSDAQRLISLLHAQLN; this is encoded by the coding sequence ATGAAACGTTTCGCCTTTTCCTCTCGCGCCATCCAGTTGTCGGTGGTGGCGCTGGCGCTGGGCGCGCTCGCTGGCTGCGATACGCTGAACGACTACCTGGCCCCTGACCGGGTCAATTACAAGAACACCGGCTCGGCGCCGCCGCTCGCGGTGCCGAGCGACCTGAAGCCGGTGCAGACGACGCAGCAGTTTGTCGCGCCGCCGACCAACGCCGGGCTCGGCACGCTGCCGCCGCGGGCCACGACGCAGGCCGGCAATGCGACCGACGGCATCCCGAGCGCGCAGGATCCGCTCGGCATGCACATCGAGCGCGACGGCGATCGCCGCTGGCTCGTCGTCGACGGCCGGACGCCCGAGCAGCTGTGGCCGATCCTGAAGGAATTCTGGCAGGAAAACGGCTTCTCGCTGAAGACCGATGCGCCGTCGACGGGCATCATGGCCACCGACTGGGCCGAGAACCGCGCGAACATTCCGGACGACTGGTTCCGCCGCACGATCGGCCGGGTCATCGATTTCGCCTATTCGTCGGGCACGCGCGACCGCTTCCGCACGCTCGTGAACCGCACGTCGGACGGCAACACCGACATCTCGATCACGCACAGCGCGATGGAAGAAATGATGGTCGGCCCGCAGGGCGGTACGTCGTCGCGCTGGGAAGAACGTCCGCGCAATCCGGTGCTCGAAGCCGTGTTCCTGTCGAAGCTGATGCAGAAGTTCGGCCTGACCGACGCCCAGGCGAAGCAGCTGTTGACCGATGCGCGTCCCGCGACGGCGCCCGCGCAGGTCAGCGATACGAGCGGCGGCGCGGCGACGCTGCAGCTGGCCGAGTCGTTCGACCGCGCATGGCTGCGCGTGGGTCTGGCGCTCGACCGGACCAACTTCACGGTCGACAATCGCGACCGCGAGAAGGGCATGTACACCGTGCGCTATGCGAATTCGATGGAAGAGCTCAAGCGTGACGGCCTGTTCGGCAAGCTGTTCTACGGCGGCCCGTCGGCAGCCAAGCCGGGCAAGGAATACCTGATCAACGTGCGCGCGCAGGGCAACGGCGGCACGCAGGTCGCGGTGGTCGGCGCGAACGGCCAGGTCGACAACTCGTCGGACGCGCAGCGGCTCATTTCGCTGCTGCACGCGCAGCTGAACTGA
- the dapA gene encoding 4-hydroxy-tetrahydrodipicolinate synthase, producing the protein MANGTQDGIQIRGSIPAIVTPMLEDGSLDLPAFRKLVDWHIAEGTDALVVVGTSGESATLSVEEHILMIRTAVEHAAKRIPIIAGAGGNSTAEAIELTKHAKAVGADATLQVVPYYNKPTQEGMYRHFRTIAEAVDLPVILYNVPGRTVADMTHETTLRLAEVPGIIGVKEATGNIDRAAHLIKAAPKHFAIYSGDDPTAIALMLLGGHGNISVTANVAPRAMSELCRAALAGDVQTARALHMKLLSLHKNLFIEANPIPVKWALQAMGKMQGGIRLPLTALDERCHDAVRSALVEAGVL; encoded by the coding sequence ATGGCTAACGGCACCCAAGACGGCATTCAAATCCGCGGCAGCATCCCCGCGATCGTCACCCCGATGCTCGAAGACGGCAGTCTCGACCTGCCGGCGTTTCGCAAACTGGTCGACTGGCACATCGCGGAAGGCACCGACGCGCTCGTCGTCGTCGGTACGAGCGGCGAGTCGGCAACGCTCAGCGTCGAAGAGCACATCCTGATGATCCGCACGGCGGTCGAGCATGCGGCGAAACGCATCCCGATCATCGCGGGCGCGGGCGGCAATTCGACCGCCGAGGCGATCGAGCTGACGAAGCACGCGAAAGCCGTCGGCGCGGACGCGACGCTGCAGGTCGTGCCGTACTACAACAAGCCGACGCAGGAAGGCATGTACCGCCACTTCCGGACGATCGCCGAAGCGGTCGACCTGCCTGTGATCCTGTACAACGTGCCGGGCCGGACGGTCGCGGACATGACGCACGAGACGACGCTGCGCCTCGCGGAAGTCCCGGGCATCATCGGCGTGAAGGAAGCGACCGGCAACATCGATCGCGCCGCGCACCTGATCAAGGCCGCACCGAAGCATTTCGCGATCTACAGCGGCGACGATCCGACCGCGATCGCGCTGATGCTGCTCGGCGGCCACGGCAACATCTCAGTGACCGCGAACGTCGCGCCGCGCGCGATGAGCGAGCTGTGCCGCGCGGCGCTGGCCGGCGACGTGCAGACGGCCCGCGCGCTGCACATGAAGCTGCTGTCGCTGCACAAGAACCTGTTCATCGAAGCGAACCCGATCCCGGTGAAGTGGGCGTTGCAGGCGATGGGCAAGATGCAGGGCGGCATCCGGCTGCCGCTCACGGCGCTCGACGAGCGCTGCCACGATGCCGTGCGTTCGGCCCTCGTCGAGGCCGGCGTCCTCTGA
- a CDS encoding class I SAM-dependent methyltransferase has translation MSESVIAAAGGHVGQAEPSRWVAQWARLVPAGGAVLDVAAGGGRHAGWFASRGHPVVALDRDPAALAALRAIPGVDARAADLEGAPWPLPAGERFAAVIVTNYLHRPLWPHLLDAVAPGGVLIYETFAQGNETVGKPSNPAFLLARGELLDAVHGRLRVVAYEDGFVAAPREAFVQRLCAVREGATPKAGAGIPRYELPG, from the coding sequence ATGAGCGAATCCGTCATCGCCGCCGCGGGCGGCCACGTCGGCCAGGCCGAGCCGTCGCGCTGGGTCGCGCAATGGGCGCGGCTCGTGCCGGCCGGCGGGGCGGTGCTGGACGTTGCCGCGGGCGGTGGTCGCCACGCGGGCTGGTTCGCGTCGCGCGGGCATCCGGTCGTCGCGCTCGACCGTGATCCGGCCGCGCTGGCCGCGTTGCGCGCGATTCCCGGCGTCGACGCCCGCGCGGCCGATCTCGAAGGCGCGCCATGGCCGCTGCCGGCCGGCGAGCGGTTTGCGGCCGTGATCGTCACGAATTACCTGCATCGTCCGCTCTGGCCCCATCTGCTCGATGCCGTGGCGCCGGGCGGCGTGCTGATTTACGAAACTTTCGCGCAAGGAAACGAAACGGTCGGAAAACCGTCCAACCCCGCGTTCCTGCTCGCCCGGGGCGAGTTGCTGGACGCGGTGCACGGCCGCCTGCGGGTGGTCGCGTACGAGGACGGTTTCGTCGCCGCGCCGCGCGAGGCATTCGTCCAGCGTCTCTGCGCAGTGCGCGAGGGCGCGACCCCGAAGGCGGGGGCGGGAATTCCACGTTACGAACTGCCCGGCTAA
- a CDS encoding tryptophan--tRNA ligase: MFPERIFSGMRPTGSLHLGHYHGVLKNWVKLQSEYPCFFCVVDWHALTTHYETPEVIEKNVWDVLIDWLASGIDPAQATLFIQSKVPEHAELALLLGMSTPLGWLERVPTYKEQMEKLKDKDLSTYGFLGYPVLMAADILLYRGSLVPVGEDQVPHVEMTREIARRFNYLYGREPGFEEKALEAAKKLGGKRAKLYHELRNAYQQEGDDEALEQARAMLQESQSLSMSDRERLFGYLEGARKIILVEPQALLTEASRMPGLDGQKMSKSYGNTIGLREDADTITKKVRTMPTDPARVRRTDPGDPDKCPVWQLHQVYTDEATHEWVQKGCRSAGIGCLDCKQPVVEGILREQQPMLERAQKYMDDPSLLRAIVADGCDKARKYATETMRDVRDAMGLSYN, from the coding sequence ATGTTCCCAGAACGTATTTTCTCCGGCATGCGACCCACCGGGTCGCTGCACCTCGGTCATTACCACGGCGTGCTGAAAAACTGGGTGAAGCTGCAGTCCGAGTACCCGTGCTTCTTCTGCGTCGTCGACTGGCATGCGCTGACGACGCACTACGAGACGCCCGAGGTCATCGAGAAGAACGTGTGGGACGTGCTGATCGACTGGCTCGCGTCCGGCATCGATCCGGCGCAGGCGACGCTGTTCATCCAGAGCAAGGTGCCCGAGCACGCGGAACTCGCGCTGCTGCTCGGCATGAGCACGCCGCTCGGCTGGCTCGAGCGCGTGCCGACCTACAAGGAGCAGATGGAGAAGCTGAAGGACAAGGATCTGTCCACCTACGGCTTCCTCGGCTACCCGGTGCTGATGGCCGCCGACATCCTGCTGTATCGCGGCTCGCTGGTGCCGGTCGGCGAGGACCAGGTGCCGCACGTCGAGATGACGCGCGAGATCGCGCGCCGCTTCAACTACCTGTACGGCCGCGAGCCCGGTTTCGAGGAGAAGGCGCTCGAAGCCGCGAAGAAGCTCGGCGGCAAGCGCGCGAAGCTCTATCACGAGCTGCGCAACGCGTATCAGCAGGAAGGCGACGACGAGGCGCTCGAACAGGCGCGCGCGATGCTGCAGGAATCGCAAAGCCTGTCGATGAGCGACCGCGAGCGCCTGTTCGGCTATCTCGAAGGCGCGCGCAAGATCATCCTGGTCGAGCCGCAGGCGCTGCTGACCGAAGCGTCGCGGATGCCGGGTCTCGACGGGCAGAAGATGTCCAAGTCGTACGGCAACACGATCGGCCTGCGTGAAGACGCCGACACGATCACGAAGAAGGTCCGCACGATGCCGACCGATCCCGCACGCGTGCGCCGCACCGATCCGGGCGATCCCGACAAGTGCCCGGTGTGGCAGCTTCACCAGGTCTACACGGACGAAGCGACGCACGAATGGGTGCAGAAGGGCTGCCGCTCGGCGGGTATCGGCTGCCTCGACTGCAAGCAGCCGGTCGTCGAAGGCATCCTGCGCGAACAGCAACCGATGCTCGAGCGCGCGCAGAAGTACATGGACGATCCGTCGCTGCTGCGCGCGATCGTCGCGGACGGTTGCGACAAGGCGCGCAAGTACGCGACGGAAACGATGCGCGACGTGCGCGACGCGATGGGTCTGTCGTACAACTGA